One segment of Hippopotamus amphibius kiboko isolate mHipAmp2 chromosome 4, mHipAmp2.hap2, whole genome shotgun sequence DNA contains the following:
- the TASOR2 gene encoding protein TASOR 2 isoform X5 — translation MVVQWFQNNFCYQDMCFSMYEVELSDKQGEKVDKLTEYIKREQLAIIKCLEDREFFILLTSSALMSETSFGEEHMGLRGLHLFHSSPSAGLKNLEVEDDISLKVVPILPALNCALLEAKKSFSEKGICLNTLVKHNFQELYKVDKNPSVTAASQDGSKETVFFGKVSSAVGSTPTAEKCPLQSLTQLKSYFSDPAGYILEVSTVLGLLAERPQSPCISDGICDAGFSLVMTPDPEFHDSEAEVRKETDTEKDSEEMVKARQGALVPLSPASNLRVQPKRKASTLPVVPSKRVNLCRPFPKRTPAGAHKGPDSPTTLKLVKGQFPQKRKRGAEVLTAQFVQTTKLNRKNQEAPISKDVPVATSAKRARKRETSPVKTVPRAKPPVKKPPQKQRVNIVKGNQNPRIRKQPQPAKRETASQLQSEISDGQEDIVSINTAQPESTTVAPKDPPENSIINCDSQALNMLADLALSAATSTTPSSEPRNFSCSSELPQNVALLSKELSLCGTSDHEYHRGVKSQKGGPLPKASSEKSNPTSDPTVSQEEESSVPGRQAPAEAQSALAEETLGGSDASRSSFVAVEHSYALLLAEHSKKHLQQRGALGPAFAKNGTKGPEAGTPVGKVMPFRHQQITSPLQKPSRAPALRRRGRLLPSSLQDFCCSHTVSSCDGSFKVTFTCEADYVFSLDSKYTNNPLEKTVIRALHGPWNTDLPDDVEEVKLLLHMWVALFYSNQNKVIRSSRKVVEHSNPAKYVSINSTLESFEFSEMEESSNVERCPVDPLLETNEVSRGHAAEVSFPDAAPLLPFVKPPPVRGLELWVQNEQKEMFATAGHPESPESQNFICSCNNEIIRGKAEQESSDKLETSNLVLSSIGSTQTNGRPSVPAEDKTFEPLDSTQVSSYNDTVTQTTFAKTYDGLSSPSVICQKSVYSTLESKVDIFHPKMQTKTGALQGLIQRSSPVNKDCQPSLERKDDMGYVMINLEPFTLTFEKNARAPVQTEAVNRADNPAGFNMEVIKQVLPATSLRHPVSTLEKLQTQGLRDIPFLEVSGQKDAKYLCCSSFAKEMCSSQEEQAAAASSSPADNSLLTEALALVTGSNYLLPREEMKLPQEFLLPPQSLFGISSEEIIEPCQVEEFISSSASALLGKRHSLNCVQSTRSISDGSSELKNDKSGLNSENMSFASFNSTFTKQTSLSVNREEVSLELSEDSDLDLTLTISPPTSPREEAPAGETEQQQEAPLPCLGLQETAEEIIEPKEVPFLENRDVDSADHTSMKPLENEERKGDNLQTVAFILPKETCALEVVEEVHVASDFPFGSLIEEVSPASSPDPQGAGEDAQPARAASPRSLKPCDARCEESAEASQVGSVDLAVAENENSFVGPTHPVGQDNLTQVQHMQLSAEMPLLLKSHPGRNDRYITLPGEVAEEPAPGEHGEGAGCRGAESTESVRPASAAECAGAHGGLALPGDPPRPARARDKGPHRSHLVVGTSEPPFRPQERLEKKSLAVSSVSPAVPGGVVNASLKQQTCPKSLKENLLSSDVKTNERCYILVKSLRSDPVAGAEVAQAHGHLELPEPTLSSGGATLTRSAGPSNAGTGFQTQEISVVRMASLLKSDEAGAGFQEGAVDPGGVASAEGRPGPAHVLQDGSPCAAGDVLNRGLLPVCLHAAAYQDAAAAGESIRTEPSASFVPRPCAPLVYGVSAEQGEDKNAGEGLRAEGSSAPLGAGVGVGVNSDIHYEPLSGDSDQDSLGECGKPGLDAEESYALRCSHTERKEGASRDAYDSFLSLNNRDRADWGYASQVPGVPGLETGVPPRNWPVGLKKEDKCVPCYVQIRDLRGIPRTYANFTITKESRDTTRTLHSLRRLPGVTATGGLFSSWTDTWQVADDLTQNTLDLEYLRFAHKLKQIVKMGDAPRSAPFALQVATGAFPATKVPASPGLPSAPRSRSPLVVTVVHSDPRHQGRQARGWTPSRVRRSSSSWKERCGHRRHHLTNSERSQAVSFHLNKLKYNSTLKESRGDIALILSEYAEFSKVVRNSHRGVFQEGEPHAASGEAASQELCPCSPRPASYEDMVADLCTSLRVKLERVVKEACTRTFLFHLVETEDKPFFVRTKNMLRKGGHMEMDPQHFCRAPRRGTDVLVVIIRNEDLASRLHQIPSLLKLKHFPSVIFAGVDSPEDVLNYTYQELFQTGGFVVSDDKILETLTLVQLKEIVKTLEKLNGNGRWKWLLHYRENKKLKEDVRVDSIAHKKNLMLKLYQSANIIDLLPYHHCDSRPATKAEPLKCLLNLQIQHIHARFAVFLTEKPVISREVFENSGILVTDVNDFIENIQKVAAPFRSSYW, via the exons TCTGTTACCAAGATATGTGCTTCAGTATGTATGAGGTGGAGCTGTCAGACAAACAAGGGGAAAAAGTAGATAAGCTAACAGAGTACATTAAAAGGGAGCAATTG GCAATCATCAAATGCTTAGAAGATcgagaatttttcattttacttacgTCGTCAGCCTTAATGTCAGAAACAA GTTTCGGAGAGGAGCACATGGGTCTGCGTGGGTTGCATCTATTCCATTCATCCCCGTCAGCAG ggCTGAAAAATTTGGAAGTTGAAGATGACATCTCATTGAAGGTGGTACCTATTCTACCTGCCCTTAATTGTGCCCTGctagaagcaaagaaatcattttctgaaaaaGGAATCTGTCTAAACACACTAGTAAAGCATAATTTTCAAGAATTGTACAAGGTGGACAAAAATCCTTCAGTGACTGCTGCTTCTCAGGATGGAAGTAAAGAGACCGTGTTCTTTGGCAAAGTGTCCAGTGCTGTTGGCTCGACTCCTACAGCTGAGAAGTGCCCACTACAGTCTTTAACTCAGTTGAAGTCTTATTTTTCAGACCCTGCCGGGTACATCTTGGAGGTGTCTACCGTGTTAGGTTTATTAGCAGAGCGTCCTCAGTCACCTTGTATTTCAGATGGGATTTGTGATGCTGGATTTTCTTTAGTTATGACTCCAGATCCTGAATTTCACGACTCAGAGGCAGAAGTAAGAAAAGAAACGGACACAGAAAAGGATTCTGAAGAGATGGTTAAGGCAAGGCAGGGAGCTCTGGTCCCACTGAGTCCAGCATCAAATCTGAGAGTTCAGCCTAAGAGAAAGGCCAGCACGCTCCCTGTGGTACCAAGTAAAAGGGTGAACTTGTGCCGTCCCTTTCCCAAAAGAACTCCTGCTGGAGCCCACAAGGGTCCAGACTCTCCCACAACTCTCAAGTTAGTCAAAGGACAGtttcctcagaaaagaaaaagag GTGCTGAAGTGCTGACTGCACAGTTTGTACAGACAACCAAATTGAATAGGAAAAACCAAGAAGCTCCTATTTCTAAAGATGTTCCAGTGGCAACGAGTGCTAAAAGGGCAAGGAAACGAGAGACCTCTCCCGTCAAAACTGTGCCGAGGGCTAAGCCACCTGTGAAGAAACCTCCACAGAAACAGAGGGTAAATATAGTAAAAGGCAATCAGAATCCCAGAATCAGAAAGCAGCCACAGCCTG CCAAAAGAGAAACTGCTTCACAGCTTCAATCTGAAATTTCAGATGGTCAAGAAGATATTGTTAGCATAAACACAGCTCAACCAGAAAGTACCACAGTGGCTCCAAAAGACCCACCTGAAAACTCCATTATCAACTGTGACTCCCAGGCCCTAAATATGTTGGCTGATCTTGCATTAAGCGCTGCTACCTCTACCACACCATCCTCTGAGCCCAGAAACTTTTCCTGCTCCTCTGAATTGCCACAGAACGTTGCTTTGCTTTCTAAAGAACTTTCTCTGTGTGGCACATCGGACCACGAATATCATAGAGGAGTCAAAAGCCAAAAAGGTGGACCGTTACCCAAGGCCTCCTCTGAGAAGAGTAATCCGACGTCAGACCCCACAGTCAGCCAAGAGGAAGAGAGCTCAGTTCCTGGCAGGCAGGCCCCCGCAGAAGCCCAGTCGGCACTTGCCGAGGAAACCCTAGGAGGTTCCGACGCGAGCCGAAGCTCTTTTGTTGCTGTAGAACATTCCTACGCCCTGCTCCTTGCAGAACATTCAAAGAAGCATCTACAGCAGAGAGGGGCCCTAGGCCCCGCCTTTGCCAAGAATGGCACAAAAGGCCCTGAAGCAGGGACCCCAGTGGGGAAAGTGATGCCATTTCGGCATCAGCAGATCACCTCCCCGCTGCAGAAGCCCTCCAGGGCCCCGGCGCTCAGGCGCAGGGGCAGGTTGCTGCCCTCCAGCCTGCAGGACTTCTGCTGCTCTCACACCGTGTCCAGCTGCGACGGCTCCTTTAAGGTCACTTTCACATGTGAAGCGGATTACGTGTTCAGCTTAGACAGCAAGTATACCAACAACCCGCTGGAGAAGACTGTCATCAGAGCGCTGCATGG GCCCTGGAATACCGATTTACCGGATGATGTGGAAGAAGTGAAGCTTTTACTTCATATGTGGGTAGCTCTGTtttacagcaatcaaaacaaaGTCATACGATCATCCCGGAAAGTAGTAGAACACAGCAACCCAGCAAAATATGTGTCCATAAATAGCACGTTAGAGTCGTTTGAATTCAGTGAAATGGAGGAGTCCTCCAATGTGGAAAGGTGCCCCGTAGACCCTCTGTTGGAGACTAACGAGGTTTCCAGAGGTCATGCCGCCGAGGTGTCCTTCCCTGATGCCGCCCCCCTGCTTCCTTTCGTGAAGCCGCCGCCTGTGAGAGGCTTGGAGCTCTGGGTGCAAAATGAACAGAAAGAAATGTTTGCAACAGCAGGTCATCCAGAGTCCCCAGAAAGCCAGAATTTCATCTGTTCTTGTAATAATGAG ATAATTCGGGGGAAAGCTGAACAAGAGTCATCAGATAAACTAGAGACTTCTAATCTTGTGCTTTCTAGCATTGGAAGCACCCAAACTAATGGACGACCTTCTGTTCCTGCTGAAGATAAAACCTTTGAGCCACTTGATAGCACACAAGTGTCTTCTTATAATGATACTGTCACACAAACCACATTCGCCAAGACTTATGATGGGCTCAGCAGTCCATCAGTGATTTGTCAGAAGTCTGTGTACAGCACCCTTGAAAGCAAAGTTGATATTTTTCAtccaaaaatgcaaacaaaaacagGTGCTTTGCAGGGCCTTATCCAGCGTAGTAGCCCTGTAAACAAAGACTGTCAGCCGTCGTTGGAAAGGAAGGATGATATGGGCTACGTCATGATTAATCTGGAACCATTTACCctcacttttgaaaaaaatgcccGTGCACCAGTACAGACAGAAGCTGTAAATAGAGCAGATAACCCTGCAGGCTTTAACATGGAGGTGATTAAACAAGTCTTACCTGCTACAAGCCTTAGACATCCTGTGTCCACGCTTGAAAAGCTGCAGACACAAGGTCTCAGGGACATTCCCTTTCTGGAAGTGTCAGGACAAAAAGATGCTAAGTACCTCTGTTGCTCCTCATTTGCTAAAGAAATGTGTTCATCACAGGAAGAACAGGCTGCCGCAGCCTCATCCTCACCGGCTGATAACTCTCTGCTAACAGAGGCGCTAGCATTGGTTACAGGTTCTAATTATCTGTTacccagagaagaaatgaaactcCCTCAAGAATTTCTTCTGCCGCCTCAGAGTCTCTTCGGCATCTCTTCGGAAGAGATCATAGAGCCCTGCCAGGTTGAAGAGTTTATCTCATCGTCTGCCTCTGCCCTCTTGGGAAAAAGGCACTCCCTTAACTGTGTCCAGTCAACAAGGAGTATTTCGGATGGCTCTTCAGAACTGAAGAATGACAAGAGTGGTCTGAACAGTGAAAATATGAGTTTTGCATCATTTAATTCCACATTTACCAAACAAACCAGCCTATCTGTGAATAGAGAGGAGGTCAGCCTCGAGTTATCAGAGGATTCTGACCTTGACCTCACTCTCACCATATCGCCACCCACGAGTCCCCGGGAAGAAGCTCCCGCTGGTGAAACGGAGCAGCAACAGGAGGCCCCATTACCCTGCTTAGGACTTCAGGAGACGGCAGAAGAAATAATTGAGCCCAAAGAGgtgcctttcttagaaaacagagACGTGGACTCTGCTGATCACACGTCAATGAAACCACTagaaaatgaggagagaaaaGGTGATAATCTACAGACAGTGGCTTTCATACTTCCTAAAGAAACGTGTGCCCTTGAGGTTGTGGAGGAAGTTCATGTTGCTTCAGACTTCCCCTTTGGTTCTTTAATTGAAGAAGTGTCACCAGCTTCTAGCCCTGACCCCCAGGGAGCAGGTGAAGACGCACAACCAGCTCGGGCTGCATCTCCGAGGAGTTTAAAACCCTGTGATGCGCGCTGTGAGGAAAGTGCTGAAGCCTCCCAGGTTGGGTCCGTGGACTTGGCCGTCGCAGAAAACGAAAATTCTTTTGTTGGCCCCAcccacccagtgggacaggataACTTAACTCAGGTACAACACATGCAGCTTTCTGCTGAAATGCCTCTGCTGTTAAAAAGTCACCCAGGAAGAAATGATAGATACATAACCCTTCCTGGTGAAGTCGCTGAGGAGCCTGCCCCAGGTGAGCACGGCGAGGGCGCCGGGTGCCGGGGTGCAGAGTCCACAGAGTCGGTGCGGCCTGCCTCAGCTGCAGAGTGTGCGGGGGCGCACGGGGGCCTGGCGCTGCCCGGAGACCCGCCGCGGCCGGCGCGTGCCAGGGACAAGGGCCCCCACCGGAGTCATCTTGTCGTGGGGACCAGCGAGCCTCCATTTCGTCCTCAGGAGAGGCTGGAAAAGAAGTCTCTTGCTGTCAGCTCTGTTTCTCCAGCCGTACCAGGCGGTGTGGTGAACGCATCATTAAAACAGCAGACCTGCCCTAAGAGCCTGAAGGAAAACCTCTTGAGCAGTGATGTGAAGACAAACGAACGCTGTTACATCCTGGTTAAGTCCTTGCGCTCTGACCCGGTGGCCGGAGCTGAGGTCGCACAGGCCCACGGGCACCTGGAGCTCCCCGAGCCCACCCTCTCCTCAGGTGGGGCCACCCTAACCCGCAGTGCAGGACCCAGCAACGCAGGGACAGGGTTTCAAACGCAGGAAATCTCAGTCGTCCGAATGGCCAGTCTGCTCAAGAGTGATGAAGCTGGAGCTGGGTTCCAGGAGGGAGCCGTGGATCCGGGAGGAGTCGCCTCCGCGGAAGGCAGACCAGGACCGGCCCACGTGCTGCAAGACGGGTCACCGTGTGCAGCAGGAGATGTGCTGAACAGGGGGCTTCTCCCCGTGTGTTTACATGCTGCTGCTTACCAGGATGCAGCAGCAGCTGGTGAAAGTATCCGTACAGAGCCTTCTGCTTCCTTTGTTCCCAGACCTTGTGCCCCTCTTGTGTACGGGGTCTCTGCAGAGCAGGGAGAAGATAAGAATGCTGGTGAGGGGCTGAGGGCCGAGGGGAGCTCTGCGCCCCTGGGTGCAGGTGTGGGTGTCGGTGTGAACTCTGACATCCATTATGAACCACTCTCTGGAGACTCCGATCAGGACTCCCTTGGCGAGTGTGGAAAACCCGGGTTAGATGCGGAAGAGTCCTATGCTTTGCGATGTAGTCACACTGAGAGGAAAGAAGGTGCTTCCAGAGATGCTTATGACTCTTTCCTGAGCCTGAACAATCGTGATCGTGCTGACTGGGGCTACGCTAGCCAGGTGCCAGGGGTGCCAGGGCTGGAGACGGGCGTACCTCCCAGAAACTGGCCCGTAGGATTAAAGAAGGAAGATAAGTGTGTGCCCTGTTACGTCCAAATCAGAGATCTCCGTGGGATCCCCAGGACCTATGCTAACTTCACCATCACTAAAGAGTCCAGAGACACCACGAGGACTCTGCACAGCCTGCGGAGGCTCCCCGGCGTCACGGCCACGGGTGGCTTGTTCAGCTCCTGGACAGACACTTGGCAGGTGGCAGACGACCTCACCCAGAACACTTTAGATCTGGAGTATCTGCGTTTTGCACATAAACTAAAACAAATTGTGAAGATGGGAGATGCTCCGAGGTCCGCCCCTTTTGCCCTCCAGGTCGCCACGGGGGCTTTCCCTGCGACAAAGGTGCCCGCGTCCCCAGGGCTGCCTTCCGCTCCCCGCAGCAGAAGTCCCCTCGTGGTGACAGTTGTGCACTCGGACCCCAGACACCAGGGGCGGCAGGCGAGAGGCTGGACGCCCAGCCGTGTGAGacgttcctcctcctcctggaaggAGAGGTGTGGCCACAGGAGACATCATCTCACAAACTCTGAACGCAGTCAGGCTGTTTCATTCCACCTCAACAAACTGAAATACAACAGCACGCTGAAGGAGTCCCGGGGTGACATCGCCCTCATTCTCAGTGAGTACGCCGAGTTCAGCAAGGTGGTGAGGAACAGCCACCGGGGCGTCTTCCAGGAGGGGGAGCCCCACGCCGCTTCCGGGGAGGCCGCATCCCAGGAGCTGTGTCCCTGCAGCCCTCGGCCAGCGTCCTACGAGGACATGGTGGCAGACCTGTGCACCAGTCTGCGCGTCAAGCTGGAGAGGGTCGTGAAGGAGGCTTGCACCAGGACCTTCCTCTTCCACCTCGTGGAGACAGAGGACAAGCCCTTTTTTGTAAGAACAAAG AACATGCTAAGGAAAGGCGGCCACATGGAAATGGACCCTCAGCACTTCTGCCGGGCACCTCGCAGGGGGACAGACGTGCTCGTTGTCATCATCAGGAATGAGGACCTGGCGTCACGCCTGCATCAG ATTCCTTCTCTGCTGAAGCTGAAGCACTTTCCCAGTGTCATCTTTGCCGGAGTCGACAGCCCTGAAGACGTCCTCAATTACACCTACCAAGAGCTCTTCCAGACAGGTGGCTTTGTGGTGTCAGATGACAAAATACTAGAAACTTTAACATTAG TTCAACTGAAGGAAATTGTCAAAACCCTGGAGAAACTAAATGGAAATGGAAGATGGAAGTGGTTGCTTCActacagggaaaataaaaagctgaaagaagATGTGAG